The Flavobacterium sp. 102 genomic interval GATTGACTTTGCAGGTAGATTTATTCCCTCTAATAAAGTAGATGTACATATTAAATATTTGATTTCTCCTTCAGCAAATAATTTCTCTATTTCTTGCCTGATTAGTAAAGGCATATTTCCATAATGAAATGCGATACCCTTATCTAATACCTTAGCCAAAGAATAATCTTTATGTATCGTTTTTTTAATTAAACTTATTAATTCTTTAATTTTGGTTGAAGTTGTAAATTCATTTAACAAATCATAAAGGATTATAGCCTTATCTTCTGATTCTGCTGCTCCATTAGAATAAATAATATTGCCGCTAAGAGAATTTGAAATAGATTCACTTAAATAAGTTATTTTCTTAGTTTCAGTATTAGGTCTTTCTTTAAGGTTAACTTGACCTAAAAGTATTTTTTTATCCGGCAGGCTTAAGTGAAGATTCCATTTATCACTTTTTCTAGGATATTGAGTAGCATAAATTAAATTCTGATTTACTGAAATGAATTGCGTGTTAACAATTTGCTTACTACTTTCATTATTGACATTTTCAAGTAGTATTTCTGGATTTGACGTAAATGGGCTAGAAAAATAGACTCGTATTCCAACATTATTTTTTACTACTTCTTCTAGTTTTTGCTGAAGAAGAATTCCCCTATTCCCATCATCTATTTTATGAGCTTCATCTATTAATATTAAGTCCAATCTTAAATCACTTTCACATAAAAACCAATGTAATCTCTCTTGTGTAAATATGAATATATTTGAATTATCTTCTTCTAATTCATTTTGAGGTACTGTAGAGATATTTACATTGTTAATTTCATACTTTTTCACGAGATTTTTCAAATCAGCCTCTACCTGGCTTATTAATGCTCTAGTCGGTACTAAATAGACTATATTTTTTTTGCTTTTAGTTATTTCTTCGATTAATATATTGCATAGGATAAATGACTTTCCTGCTGATGTTGGTGCAGATATACTTATTGTCTCAAAATTCTCGTACGAATCATGAACATTTTTTTGAAACTTATTCAATGAAAGTAACTTTCCATTAATAAATATAGAATTATCTATATCAGTATTTAATGTCTGTAATTTGAAAATAAGAGGAAAGTCTTTTTTGTATTCTTTACTAATAAAATTTCTTTGTACAGCTAGATTTAACGATGGCTTGTTTGTCAAATTTGAAAGAATAATGGCAGAAGCATTTTTTTGTGATTCATTAGATGATTCTTCAGAAATGCAAGTTTGGGAAATTCTCAAAGCAGCTTCTAAATGGGAGTTTATATCAGAATAGCTCAAAATTGTGGAAATCCCCAACAAATTATTCCAATCAATTTTTGAAAGCAATGTTACTTTATTTTCATTCCAAATTAATTTTGGAA includes:
- a CDS encoding DEAD/DEAH box helicase translates to MIADKLFELESFKRQYEAVLILSVCDTIPKLIWNENKVTLLSKIDWNNLLGISTILSYSDINSHLEAALRISQTCISEESSNESQKNASAIILSNLTNKPSLNLAVQRNFISKEYKKDFPLIFKLQTLNTDIDNSIFINGKLLSLNKFQKNVHDSYENFETISISAPTSAGKSFILCNILIEEITKSKKNIVYLVPTRALISQVEADLKNLVKKYEINNVNISTVPQNELEEDNSNIFIFTQERLHWFLCESDLRLDLILIDEAHKIDDGNRGILLQQKLEEVVKNNVGIRVYFSSPFTSNPEILLENVNNESSKQIVNTQFISVNQNLIYATQYPRKSDKWNLHLSLPDKKILLGQVNLKERPNTETKKITYLSESISNSLSGNIIYSNGAAESEDKAIILYDLLNEFTTSTKIKELISLIKKTIHKDYSLAKVLDKGIAFHYGNMPLLIRQEIEKLFAEGEIKYLICTSTLLEGINLPAKSIFIRKPTRGRNTPLDENDFWNLAGRAGRWGKEFSGNIVCINPQDWRIPPNPNKSKQKIKRAIDEVVAKKEELIEFIKNNSPRDIAESKQDIESAFGYYYIKFLNNELDTHNELERELSKIFEELKKTIIIPDYIIKRNPGISPIAQQTLYDYFNDNIDAIDEFIPVYPEDDNSYEEYVKLVGRIGTTISNYPEALNNSRAILLINWMKGRPLSFLISGSQISYQNRGSDKKLKTIIREVMENIESFVRFRFARDSGCYIDILRYFLEMNDKKELLDQIPQLNLWLEFGVSQKTHLSLLSLGLTRSTVIELSNYITNTQMSKNECLQWLKEQDFEQFDISTIIVEDILKNIQ